Part of the Leifsonia soli genome is shown below.
GTACCGCATCCATGCCGACGGCCGGAGCATCGAGGTGGACGCCATGCTCGTCTCGGTCGCGAACAACCGCTCGCTGGGCGGCGGGATGCGGATCGTTCCGGACGCCGACCTCTCCGACGGTCTGCTCGACCTGTTCGTTGTCGGGCCGATGTCGCGGCTGCGTTTCCTTCGCCTGTTCCCGAAGGTGTTCCGCGGCGAGCACACCGGCCTTCCCGAGGTGAGCATCCTGCGCGTCTCGTCCGTCCGGATCGAGGCGGAGGGGGTCGTCGCCTACGCCGATGGTGAGCGGATCGGGCCGCTCCCGGTTGAGGTCTCGGTCGCGGCCGGAGCGCTCCGCGTCCTCGCCTGAGCGACGCGCCCGGGAGGGAGCCGCCGTTTTGGCAGTGCAGGCCCATCTGTGGCATGATCTTCTAGTTGCCAGACGGCCCCATCGTCTAGCGGCCTAGGACGTCGCCCTCTCACGGCGGTAACGCGGGTTCAAATCCCGCTGGGGTCACCAACAGCCCGCTTCCCTTGTGAACACAGGAATGTGAACACCGGGAAGCGGGCTTTTTCGTTGCCGGCGAAGTGCCCTCGAATGCGGTTGCGTGCCCGTTCTATCGCAAGTCGACCGCAGGAGGCCTCCGAACGTCGGGCACGCCGACCCGCAGAATGTCTTCGAGCATGTCGTACGCGCGCGGAGGCGGAAGCTCGCCCGGATACTGGGACTCGAAGACGGCCTCTGCCTCGTCCGCCGAATCGATGTCGAGGTAGGCGAGGAGGACGGCTACGTCATCGTCGTCACGTCCGCGCCGTGCCGCCTTCAATTTCATTGCGAGCAGGCAGGGTGGGGTGGCCACCCACACGGAGACCGTGTCGTCGTCGTGGATGGCCTCCCAGTGGTCGTCGCCGGCGAACGGTATGAACCCTGCCGCTGCCGTGTTGAGCCAATCGGTCGGCCATCCGTGCTCGGCCGAGATCGACCGGACGATCTCATCGAGGTCGGTATCGGTGCTGATTGACGCGTCGACGTCGGGCGTGATCCGACGGTCCTCGAAGTAGCGCAACATGATCGCCGCTCCGCCCACAATCCTGATCGTTGCGTGTGCTCCTCGGTCGTGCAGCTCTCGGACCAGCTGGCGCAAGCCGGCGATGACGTCATCGCGACGGAGGGATACCACGTCACACGCTCCGCAGCGTGTCGCGGGGAATCAGTACGCGTTTACGGAGGAATGCGTCGGGCACGTCCTTCGGGTCCACGGTTGTGACGTACCGGGAGCCGGTGAAGACAGTCGGAACGTCGAGCGGCTCGGTCGCCGAGACCCAAAGAGGGATCGGTGAGCTGGTCTCGCGCAGATGGTGCTCTGTCACCGCCGCGAGGGCGGCGTCGAACAGTCGACTGCCGGTCGGCTCCGGGGGGAAGGCGGCGAGCACGACCCGGTTGACAGCGTCCTCCGCGCCCAGCGCGTCGTTGTAGGCGAGCCAGATGCGGAACGCCTCGGCGTCGTCGGATCCCCTCAGGGCGCGTCGGATTCCTGCGCTCACCTCGAGCGCACCAGGCCGTGTCGTGGGGATGGCCGCCAACCGCGCATCCGATGCGCGGAGGATGCGGTCGAGCTTGTCGGCACGCGGTGAACGACGGCCGCTCTCGATGACCGACAGGTTGGAGGCGGCCTCACCTGTCCTCGAGGCAATGATCGTCTGCGGGATGCGCCGCGAGCGGCGTACGGATCCGGCGATCTCTGCAATCGACATGGCGCCTCCAACTTATCGTTTCCGATAACTATATCAGGAGACGACCTACAGCGTGATGACGCTGACCTGGTCCTTTCCGCGGTCCTTCGCGGTCGGTGTTCTGGCAGACGATGTTGAACTCGTCGCCGCCGGAGCGGCACACCAGGTCGTCGCCGCCGACGGGATCGCGCCGGCTCACCGGGTTGCGGCCCCGGGCATCCACTCCTCGGGGTAGTGGTCGCG
Proteins encoded:
- a CDS encoding helix-turn-helix domain-containing protein, whose amino-acid sequence is MSIAEIAGSVRRSRRIPQTIIASRTGEAASNLSVIESGRRSPRADKLDRILRASDARLAAIPTTRPGALEVSAGIRRALRGSDDAEAFRIWLAYNDALGAEDAVNRVVLAAFPPEPTGSRLFDAALAAVTEHHLRETSSPIPLWVSATEPLDVPTVFTGSRYVTTVDPKDVPDAFLRKRVLIPRDTLRSV
- a CDS encoding DUF6036 family nucleotidyltransferase, which encodes MVSLRRDDVIAGLRQLVRELHDRGAHATIRIVGGAAIMLRYFEDRRITPDVDASISTDTDLDEIVRSISAEHGWPTDWLNTAAAGFIPFAGDDHWEAIHDDDTVSVWVATPPCLLAMKLKAARRGRDDDDVAVLLAYLDIDSADEAEAVFESQYPGELPPPRAYDMLEDILRVGVPDVRRPPAVDLR